A stretch of Vigna angularis cultivar LongXiaoDou No.4 chromosome 4, ASM1680809v1, whole genome shotgun sequence DNA encodes these proteins:
- the LOC108329977 gene encoding branched-chain-amino-acid aminotransferase 2, chloroplastic, with translation MIRSSFPSFRRLLLQNVSPSASSKIGMYNWFTSQPYPLESPNPTYSDEEYADVDWDSLGFGLMATDYMYITKCCEGQHFEEGQLSRYGNIKLSPAAGVLNYGQGLFEGTKAYRKENGRVLLFRPEQNAIRMKIGAERMCMASPSIEHFVHALKQTVLANKRWIPPPGKGSLYLRPLLLGTGPVLGLAPAPEYTFLIYASPVRNYFKEGSAPLNLHVEENFDRASRRGTGNVKTISNYAPVLMAQTTAKKRGFSDVLYLDSATKKNLEEVSSCNIFIAKGKCIATPATNGTILSGITRKSVIEIAGDLGYQVEERAVGVDELIEADEVFCTGTAVGVAPVGSITYQDKRMEYITGSGTICQELNDTISGIQTGTIQDKKGWIIEVD, from the exons ATGATTCGAAGCTCCTTTCCCAGTTTCAGGAGATTGCTTCTTCAGAATGTTTCGCCTTCTGCGTCCTCCAAG ATCGGAATGTACAATTGGTTTACTTCTCAGCCCTACCCTCTTGAGAGCCCCAACCCTACTTACAG tGATGAGGAGTATGCTGACGTGGATTGGGACAGCCTTGGATTTGGATTGATGGCTACTGATTATATGTACATTACTAAATGTTGTGAGGGCCAACATTTTGAAGAAGGCCAACTCAGTCGATATGGGAACATTAAACTCAGTCCAGCTGCCGGAGTCCTAAATTATGGTCAG GGATTATTTGAAGGCACAAAAGCATACAGAAAAGAAAATGGGCGCGTGCTACTCTTCCGTCCGGAACAAAATGCCATTAGAATGAAGATTGGTGCAGAAAGAATGTGCATGGCATCCCCTTCCATAGAACATTTCGTTCATGCTTTGAAACAAACTGTCTTGGCTAATAAACGTTGG ATTCCTCCACCGGGAAAAGGGTCCTTGTATCTTAGGCCTCTGCTCTTAGGAACGGGTCCAGTTTTGGGTTTGGCTCCCGCACCAGAATACACATTCCTCATATACGCTTCCCCTGTTCGCAACTATTTCAAG GAGGGTTCGGCGCCGCTCAACTTGCACGTAGAGGAGAACTTTGACCGTGCTTCTCGCCGCGGCACTGGAAACGTTAAAACCATTTCCAATTATGCACCG GTTTTGATGGCACAAACTACAGCTAAGAAAAGAGGATTTTCAGACGTGTTGTACCTTGATTCAGCCACCAAGAAAAATCTGGAGGAGGTCTCTTCTTGTAACATTTTTATTGCCAAG GGAAAATGCATAGCTACTCCTGCTACCAATGGAACTATTCTTTCCGGAATTACCCGAAAAAGTGTCATTGAAATTGCGGGTGATCTTGGCTATCAG GTAGAAGAGCGTGCTGTTGGTGTTGATGAATTGATTGAGGCTGATGAAGTTTTCTGCACAGGAACTGCTGTAGGTGTTGCCCCTGTAGGGAGTATCACATATCAGgataaaag GATGGAATATATAACGGGCTCTGGAACCATTTGTCAAGAGTTGAACGATACCATTTCAGGAATTCAAACTGGTACTATTCAAGATAAGAAGGGATGGATCATTGAAGTAGATTAA
- the LOC108331246 gene encoding transcription factor RAX3 — MGRAPCCDKANVKKGPWSPEEDAKLKSYIEQHGTGGNWIALPQKIGLKRCGKSCRLRWLNYLRPNIKHGGFSEEEDNIICSLYVSIGSRWSVIAAQLPGRTDNDIKNYWNTRLKKKLLGKQRKELQARSKENGVVKQENNSSLLLQENIVQQQPCWPQIPAPPLSPYTSQNPSFNDQDSIRKLLIKLGGRFSDDYQPIGVNVQFPQGSLTSTQQIQEEQVHVSSSGCMNSIGNSQVQFGQSNEYCSELVQGEVSFSSAAIGEMVSTNDYSQRLLGGLEFLYGEEMISDKIMGGCASSCCGQSTNWDETSSLIYPPLVASSFEGVREEMPRENAFQELSYP; from the exons ATGGGAAGAGCACCTTGCTGTGACAAAGCAAACGTGAAGAAAGGTCCTTGGTCGCCAGAAGAAGATGCCAAACTCAAATCCTACATCGAACAGCACGGAACCGGAGGCAACTGGATCGCTTTGCCACAGAAGATTG GCCTCAAACGATGTGGCAAGAGTTGCCGTCTCAGGTGGCTAAACTACCTCCGCCCTAACATCAAGCACGGTGGCTTctctgaagaagaagataacATCATTTGCAGCCTCTACGTTAGCATTGGAAGCAG GTGGTCGGTGATTGCGGCACAATTGCCAGGAAGAACTGATAACGACATAAAGAACTACTGGAACACGAGGCTGAAGAAGAAGCTTTTAGGGAAGCAGCGCAAGGAACTGCAGGCACGTAGCAAAGAAAACGGTGTCGTTAAGCAGGAGAACAATTCTTCACTCTTGCTTCAGGAAAACATTGTTCAACAACAGCCTTGTTGGCCACAGATTCCGGCGCCGCCACTTTCGCCGTACACAAGTCAAAATCCAAGTTTCAACGACCAAGACTCTATTAGAAAACTTCTAATCAAGCTTGGAGGGAGATTCTCCGATGATTATCAACCCATAGGGGTGAATGTTCAGTTTCCACAGGGTTCTCTCACATCAACACAACAAATTCAAGAGGAGCAAGTCCATGTTAGCTCTTCTGGGTGCATGAACTCTATTGGCAACAGCCAAGTACAATTTGGTCAGAGTAATGAGTACTGTTCTGAGTTGGTGCAAGGAGAAGTGAGTTTCAGTTCCGCAGCTATTGGGGAAATGGTTTCTACTAATGATTATTCTCAAAGGTTATTAGGAGGGTTGGAGTTCTTGTATGGAGAGGAAATGATTAGCGATAAGATAATGGGTGGTTGTGCATCTTCATGTTGTGGGCAAAGTACTAATTGGGACGAGACAAGTTCTTTGATTTATCCTCCTCTTGTTGCTTCGAGTTTCGAGGGTGTGAGGGAAGAGATGCCACGAGAAAATGCTTTTCAAGAGTTGAGCTACCCATAG